The genomic DNA CCCGGTAGCCGATGACCGCATCTTCCCGCGCACTTCCGGTGAGGTCGATCCGCAGGAAGAGGCCGCGCTCCGTACGGAACTCCTTCTGCGGCAGCGGCTTCGGGGGTGAGGCATTACGAAAGAGCAGCGGATCGGTCCCATGCAGCTTCTGCAGGGCGCTGTCGGAGACCGTGGCATCGCCGCGCACGAAACGAATCTGATTCAGGGAGTCACCCGTGCGCACCTTGATGGCGAAGGAGCGTGGCACCACTTCCAGATAGAGCGGGCCCCGGTAGCCGGCCCGGATTTCATCGAAGCCGGCATTCAGGTCGGTGACGACGCGGGTGAAGACATCCAGCCGTCCGGTGGTGCTTTTGGGATTGGCGCGTGCCCGGAGCGTGGCCGGCAGGTCCAGTTGTTCGAGGAGCGGAACCAGATACACATGTCCCTTCTCGAGGATGGCACCCTGCGTGAGGTCCATCTCATACATCACGAGGTCGGACTGATAAAAGTCGAGCGCATTGAGGCGGCTGCTGATAGCCGACAATTCCGGCAGGAAGCTGCTGATCAGCCGGTACGCTTTCTTTCCGAGCCGCAAGTCCAGACTGGCCGGCTGGATTTGCCGGTCTTCGATCGGATGGTCCGATGTGATGGACTCACGGGCAATCAGCTGCGTGATGTGCTGATACGGCAGAATCCCTTTTGAAGAAGCGGCACGGGTCACAGGTGTTCCCCCCCTCCGTCGCAGCCGTTTCCTGTGGAGGCCCAGGAGGGATGGGCGCCGACCATCGGCAGTTCACGTCCTGGAGTGGAGCTGGGCTGGGGGTAGTGGAAGGTCCTGTTTTCGTAATTTCTCAACACGGCGCTGTCTTCGTCCAGGTTGACCAGGTAGTCCGCGGGCAACAGTGGAATTTTGCCTCCGCCGCCGGGAGCATCGATTACAAAGTGGGGGACGCCCATGCCGCTGGTGTGGCCCTGCAGGGACTTGATGATCTTGAGGCCGGTTTCCACCGACGTCCGGAAATGATTCGTCCCCTTCGTCAGGTCGGCTTGATACAGGTAATAGGGCTTCACGCGTGCCAGTAGCAATTGATGCATCAGACGTTTCATGATCTCGGGGTCGTCGTTGACCCCCTTCAGTAACACAGTCTGAGCACCGAGGGGAACCCCGGCATCGGCCAGCATCCCGCAGGCGCGTTTCACCTCCGGGGTCAGTTCGTCCGGGTGGTTGAAGTGCAGGTTCATATAGAATGGATGATATTTCTTGATGATCTCGCAGAGCTTCGGTGTGATGCGCTCCGGCAGGCTGCCCGGTACGCGTGTGCCGATCCGGATTAGTTCCAAGTGGGGAATGGTCCGGAGGGATTTGAGAATCCGTTCCAGCAGGTGATCGGGCAGCAGGAGCGGGTCGCCTCCTGACAAAATCACATCCCGCACTTCCTGATGGTCGCGCAGATAGGCGATCGCCCGGTCCAGCTCCCCTTTCTTGAGGAAGCCCGGTTTGCCCACCAGCCGTTTGCGCGTGCAAAACCGGCAATAAATCGGACACTGATTTGTGACCATCAAGAGGACGCGGTCGGGGTACCGGTGAACCAGGTGGGGCACGGGGCTCATCAGATCTTCTTCGAGCGGATCGTCTTCCGCATCCGCATCGGCCATCTCCGCGCGATCGGGCACGACTTGTTTCCAGATCGCATCGCCCTTTTCCTTGATGGTGGCCAGCACGGTCGGCGTAATCCGCATGGGGTAGTCCCCCACGATGTCCTCGATTTCCTTCGGATCGACACCGAGCCGATCCGCCAAATCCTTCGGCTTGACCACGCTCTGAGCCAGGATGCGTCTCCAGTCCTCCACGTCTCTATCCTTTCTAACAGGCTGTTGAAAAAGTCCGCCAGCGGCGTTCTCGCACCGCACAGCGGCTCACCGTACGGCACGAGTACGATTCGCCGTTTCGCTCGCTGCGGCCTTGCTGGGCGGCCTTTTGGAACGGCCTGTAGGTGATGCGTATGGAAATACGTGATCGCAGCCGGCTCTGAAAAGCACATGGGCGACGACTGTTTGTCAAAAAATTGCTAAGTGGCCGAGCCGTGCAGGCCGGCGCCTGCCCGAGGGATCGGGGTCGGTCCGTGATCGGCGCTCGCGCTGGAGATCCGGGCGAGATCCTCACGGGCGTGCCTTGTCGTACTGTGTGTGCAGGTGAGCAAGAATGTCGTGGGTTTCCGTCAGAACGGTGTCTCCGTCTTTCAGGACCGGGACATAGTATTGGCCCGACACCTCGAAGACTTGTGTGCGCATCGGACGAAAGTCCGGAACCACCACGTCTTCGTAAGAGAGTTTCAGTTCGTCCAGACGGTCCCGAACGACCGCACAATCCGGGCACCATTGGACATGATAGAGCGTCAGGGCCATGAGTACCTATGGGGAAAAAGGTTGAGTAGATATCTGCAAATGAACCGGTTCTGCTGCAGCGATCATCAGGTCACCTTATGACGCGAGGTTTGGCGCGATGGCACAGGGCGCCATGATCGCGTCGACCATACCGTGGATGATTTTCTTGTTGGCAGGGCAGAGGGTCGCGAGAATCCCGCCGAGTTCGGCCTTATCGCCGACGACGAAATAATAGGGTGACAGGCGGACTCTCCCGGACATCGGGACCACCGTGTCGCTCCGCTCGTCGAAATAGGACAACTCGAACAGGCGGCCCTTGTGGAATTCCTGAAGGACATAGGGCGTCGTCGGGAATGCCTGGAGCGCCTGCTCCAATGCCGTGGCCCACTCGACCTGCGGCAGGTCGTGCCCGATGGACACGCCACGGCTGCCCCAGGCCAGCTCAGAGAATCCTGATGGTTTGAGCACTAACTGGCGTTCCTTTTGGGTGGTCTGGGCTAAGCGCCTGAAGTCCGACACCGCGCGACCGCTGATCGTGAGGTGCGGGATGACCGCGGAAGGAGGCACCGGTTGTGGGTCGAGGATCCAGGTTCTCGGCAGCAATCGTCGCAAGTTGATGGCGGTTTCGGGACGTAATGCCTGTTCCCAAAACGGAGCCAGTTCCGGATGGTGAAACAGGCCGAACGCCAGCTTTTCTTCAAGCGCGGGTTTGTAGGGTGGCGTGACCGTCACCTGCCCCTTCTTGGCGGCATACATCACGAGTTCAGCCTTGGGGATGTTCTTCAAGTCGAACAGTTCGAAAAAGCGGTACAGCAAACCGATCGGCCGTGGTCCGGTTTCTTCCTGAAGAAACAGGCCCTCTTCCGAGAAATGAACCGCCCGTGGTTCGACACAGAAGGCCTGGTACCCGATCTCACGCAATCGTTGGGCCATCCATTCCATCTCTGCCCGGTATTCCTTGGCCTCATCGGAAACGACAATCGCGAGGCACCCTTCCTGGTCGCCTTGCTGGGCGCGCAGCATGGCGGCGAATCCTTGTAACATCCCGTCACGCCCCGCGATCAGAGGAGAACGCTCAGGCGGCAGACCGGGGGACTGGCGCTCGATGGTGAACTGATCATCATAGGCGCGAGTCAGGCAACCGGTCAGGCCGATCCCCCCCGGTACCGAATCGAGCTCTGTGATCACCATCCCATCGGTGGTCGGAATCACGTCGGGGCGGATGATGCCGGGAATGAGGTTGCGGAAACGGTTCATCCGGCTATAGGTGATCAGCGATTCCGGCTTGCCCTGGTCGAGATAGGCCGCCACCCAGGCGGGCTGAGTTCCGCGGGTGCTGTCCTGATACAGACGGTTCAGAGCCCGATAGAAGGAGAGGAGGTCCTGTCCCAGTTCCTGAAAAAACGTGACGTCCGAGGAGGAGAGCGGAAATGGCGTTGGCGCCAGGCGGAACCGTGGCGTCGGAATTGAGGAGTCGGTCGTTGCCGCGCCGTCGCCGGTTTCGGCCGGGCCGTAGACCCCGGCGCGAACGAGAACATCACGAATTGCGAGACAACGTCGGCGGGCTTCGTCGGAGTTCAATGGCTCACGTGAATGTTGTGCCAGTGCCAATGCAATATCCTCGAGACTCGCAGCGCAGTCGCATGCCTCGCACTCGCGTTTGGATTCGAGGTGAGCAAATCGTACCATGGCCTCTGACACCGGTACAAGTCGGCGGAGCGCCGGAGCTGTTCGAAGAACGACTCGTTACCGCCCCGTGAGAGCGCGGCAACGCGGGGGTGAAACGTTTCGAATAGTAGGACGCTCCACTTGTTAGTGCTACAATGCGCCCACAGCTCATGACGAGTTCATTCGTGCCAATTGTCCCGACAAATCCTTCTCGTCCCGGGGGTGATGCTCTCCTGCAGATCGTGCCGAGTTCCGCCTGCCTCAGTTGCGATGTCTGTTGCCGGTTCCCGGAGCGGGACAGTTTCCTGCGGCCCTTCTTTACCGCTGACGAAATCGGGACCGCAATCGCGGCCGGGCTTGCCCCTGCGTTGTTCCCAAACCCCGATGGCTCACAAATCGATCTGGTGCCGAATCCGGAAGGGGACGGGTACGTCTGTCCGGCCTTCGATTGCGCAACCTCGCGGTGTCGCATCTATGAGGTCCGTCCCCTCGATTGCCGACTCTACCCGTTTGCCTTGATGTGGGATGCCAGGCATGAGCAGGTGCTGTTGGGATGGGACACGAAGTGTCCGTATATGAGGGACCAGTCTTCACCGCTCGTGGCTCAGGCTGCCGACGAAATTGCCGGATGGATCGAGCAGGATGCCAGGGTGGAGACGCTTGTGCGGTATCCCAGGCTCATTGGGCGATTCCAGGAGGACGTGATCGTGTTGCGGCCGCTCGAACGCGTGACCGAACGGCTGCAGCAGGGGCGAATGCGGGTGAGGACGCAGGCCTTCACGCTCGGGGATCGGGGGCGCATGGACGCGGCGCTCGCCGTCAGCGCCGGTGTTCAGGGAACGCCGCTCGCAGCCGCTTCCTTCGCCTACCATTACATCTGGCGACATCGCGTGACCTATTCCTGGGCTGTTCTCCACGACCATCTCTGTTTGTTCGCCGACTGTCCCGATGGCCTGTTCATGGCCCTGCCCCCGCTTGGGCCTGGTCCTCTCGCGCAGCCGTTGGCCGAGGCCTTGCGGTTCATGCGTGAGCGGAACGGCGATTCCCGGGTCACGCGGGTCGAGAATGTGCCGGAGGCCTGTGTCGATGAGGTTCGCGCACTGGGCTACCGTGCGACTGCGAAAGAGCCCGACTATCTCTACGACGCGTCAGCTCTGTCCGACTTGTCCGGCGAGTCGTTTAAATCCCCGCGGGCCGCGTGCAATCGATTTATCAGGGAACGGGGCGGGATGCTTGAGCCCTATGAGCCGCGGGACGAAAGAGCCTGTGTCAGCTTGTTTCATGAATGGCGGGAACAGAAGCAGCAGGCCGGTTCTGATGACTGGGCCTGTGCGCTGTTGGAGGATGCCGCCGGCGCGCATGAGACGGCATTGTCTGACGCTGCCGAACTCGGGCTGATCGGCGCAGTGGTTCGGGTTGGAGGCCGTATTCGGGCCTATACGATGGGCCTGTGGCTCAACCCGTCGGTGTTTTGTGTGTTGCTGGAAGTCGCCGATCGGGATATTGTGGGGCTCGGGCCGTTTGTGTTTCGTGAATTCTGTCGCCAAGCTCGCGCGAAAGGGGCATGTTGGATCAACACGATGGATGATTCCGGCCTGCCGAGTCTGGCCCGTTCCAAGCAGTGGTATCATCCCGCACGATTGTTACCAAACTACATTGTGACGGAGTCCTGAGTATGGCCGCCTCGCTTCCAGCCGGTTCCCCGCGTCGGTCCTATCCCTGGTTGCCGGTCCTGATCGTCGGCGTGACCATTGTGGCGCTTGTGATCGGCGTGGTGATGCTCCGCTCCATTGAAGTGCGAATGGTCGAGGCGACCGGAGAAAATCTGACGCTGGCCTCCGCTGAAATCGCGGACAAACTCGATCGGTTGTTGTTCGAACGTCATGCGGATGTTCGCATGATGGCTCGAGCCTTTTCCGATCGCGCCCTCGATAAAAAATACATCAACGAATATCTGCAGTGGATGAAGGAAACCTATGCGCCGGTCTATCTCTGGCTGGGCGTGACGGACGCCCATGGGCGTATGGTGGCGGCGACGGACTCCTCCGTGATCGGCCAGGACTATAGTCGAAGCGGCTGGTTCGACCGGGTGCGGCAGACCGGAACCGTGCAGGTGGATGAAGTCGAGATCCATGAATCGAATCATAAGATCGAGTCCGTGGCCTTTACGGCCCCCATTCTGAGTGTCGGCGGCCAGTTTCTCGGTGCCGTGACGACCCGCATCGGGCTGCCGATGCTGGAGGATGTCCTCATTGAAACGGTCCGTGAAATTCAACAAACCGATGGCTCCGCCGGCCCCTTCGAGTATCAATTCCTGACGAAAGCCGGTGTCGTGTTTGTGGACTCAGCTTCCTCCGGTATCGATCGGGTGAATCTCACAGAACTCGGGTTACCATCGGTGCTGTTGAGCCGGTCCGGCAAGGCGGGCTACGTCGAAGAGATGCATGTTCGCCGTCACGTCCCGGTCGTCACGGGTTATTCTCAAACCAAGGGGTATAGCGACTATTCCGGATTGCAGTGGACGATCCTGCTGCGGATGGATCGTGACCTCATTCTTCTGCCGATTCGCGCCATGATGTGGAAACTGGGCATGGCCGGTGTCGTCGTCTGGCTTCCGATGGTCGGCCTGTTGCTCTGGGCCACCGGTCGATTGCGTGAACAGCATCGTCAGGCGCAGCAGGAAAGTGAATGGGCGCGTGCGGCGGAGGCCGCGTTGCTGCAGAGTCAGGAACGCAACCGGGTCATCGTCGATACGGCGCTGGACGCCGTCATTTCTATGGATGCGGGCGGCATCATTACGGATTGGAATGCGCAGGCGGTCAATATTTTCGGGTGGGAGCGGGAGGAAGCGCTCGGCCGCCGCGTGTCCGAGACGGTGATTCCTGTGCGCGATCGGGACGAGCATGAGCGCGGACTGCGCCATTTCCTGGATACCGGGCAGGGCGCACTCCTCAATCGACGGATTGAGATGATGGGATCCCACCGCGACGGCCATGAGTTTCCCGTCGAAATCACCATTTCTCCTGCCCGGCTGGGCGATGCCTATATTTTCAGCGCGTTCATCCGGGATATTACGGCTCGGAAACGTACCGAGCGCCAACTCGCGTCTCAGTACGCGGTCACGCGCGTCTTGGCGGAATCGCGGACGCTGGAAGAAGCGGGGCCGAAGATCCTGCAGGCCATCTGCGAAAGTCTCGAATGGGAGTTGGGAGTATTCTGGCGGCTCGATCGGCAGGGAAGTGTGCTGCGTTGTCTGGATGTCTGGCAGTCGCCCGCATTAAACGCCGAAGAGTTTGTGTTGGACACCTGGCGACATACCTTTACGATCGGCAAGGGACTCCCCGGACGGATTTGGCAGGCCGGGGAACCGACGTGGATCAAAGACGTGGTGCAGGAGGCCAATTTCCCTCGCGGTGGTGCCGCTGCCAGAGTGGGGTTACACGGGGCCTTCGGATTTCCCGTTCGGGTCGGCACCGAAGTGGAGGGTGTGATCGAGTTGTTCCGACGCGAGATCAAGCAGCCGGACGAGCAGCTATTGAAGATGGTGGCCGATGTCGGACTGAAAATCGGCCAGTTCGGTGAACGCGCGCGGGCCGAGGATGCGTTGCGGCGCACGGAAGCGCAGCTCCAGCAGTCGCAAAAAATGGAAGCCGTCGGACGGCTGGCCGGCGGCGTGGCGCACGACTTCAACAACATGCTGACGGTGATTCGTGGATACAGCGAACTGGTGTTGAGCCGCCTGGCGCCCACGGATGGATTCCGGAAGGAACTGGAGGAAGTGAAGAAGGCGGCGGATCGCGCCTCCGGTCTCACCGGACAGCTGTTGGCGTTCAGTCGCCGCCAATTCATTGCGCCGAAAGTGCTGGATTTGAATTCGGTGATCCACAATATGGAAGGCATGTTGCGACGGTTGCTCGGCGAGGACATCGTCGAGCTCTGCACGGTGCTGGATCCGGGGTTGGGGCAGCTGAAGGCGGATCCCGGTCAGGTGGAGCAGGTCATCATGAATCTTGCGGTGAATGCCCGCGATGCCATGCCGAACGGTGGCCGCCTCACGGTGGAAACCAGCAATGTGCAGTTCGGGCAACGCAGGAACCGTCCGCCGATGGGCGCCGAGCCCGGTTCCTATGTGGCGTTGATCGTGCGCGATACCGGCCATGGCATGGACGAGGATACGCAGTCGCACGTCTTCGAGCCGTTTTTTACGACCAAAGAGAAGGGCAAGGGCACGGGGCTCGGTCTTTCGACGGTCTATGGCATCGTCAAGCAAAGTGGCGGCTGTATCGAGGTCGAGAGCAAGCCGGGACGTGGGGCGACCTTTAAGATTTACTTCCCGCGTGTGGAATCGGCCACAACGGAGACCGAATCCGTCGCGGTCGGAGGGGACTCGGTCAGAGGGCGCGAGACGGTGTTGTTGGTGGAGGACGAGCCGGGTGTCCGACGGTTGGTCAATGAAACGCTGCGCTTGCATGGATATACGGTGCTCGAGGCCCGGCACGGGATTGAAGCGTTGCTCACCGGCGCGAAACATGCCGGTCCGATTCATTTGCTGCTCACGGATGTGGTCATGCCGCAGATGAGCGGACCGGAAGTCGCCGAAAAACTCGCGACGGTTCGTCCGGAGGTGAAAGTGCTGTACATGTCCGGTTATCCGGATCACCCGGCCTTTTCCAAGGGAGGGATCGATACCGAGCATTCCTTCCTGCAGAAGCCCTTCACACCCACGACCCTGGCGCAAAAGGTTCGAGAAGTGCTCGATGGATCGAAAGTCGCCTGACCGTACCGCGCAAGAGCGCGGGGCTTTCCCTGTCTTCAGTCGGCTGCTTGAACTTCCCGCTCGTTTCCGTTTATCGTGGCGCACCATGCAGGTTATTCAATTCAATGTAGGAGTGTCGGAATGAGCGAAGGGCGAACGGCATCGGTGCCGAAAGGGCAGGAACAGGAGATCGATCGGTATCGGATCGCGCGCGAGCCGTTTTATGCCGAAGTGCGGGGCGAGGTCGGGTTGTTCACGATTGCAGCCCAGAGTCGCATGCCGGTGATGCTGAAGGGGCCGACGGGATGCGGGAAGACGCGGTTCGTCCAGCACATGGCCTATCGCCTGGGGCGCCCGCTCATTACCGTGGCCTGCCATGAAGATCTCACGGCTTCCGATCTCGTCGGCCGGTATCTGTTGAAGGGGCAGGAAACGGTCTGGATGGACGGCCCGCTGACCCTCGGCGTCAAGCAGGGGGCCATCGTGTACCTGGACGAGATCGTCGAAGCCAGGAAAGACACCACTGTCATTATCCATCCCTTGAGTGACGACCGGCGCCTGCTGCCGATCGAGAAGAAGGGGCAGGTCATTGAAGCGGTCGATGACTTCATGCTCGTGATTTCCTATAACCCCGGCTACCAAAGTATTCTGAAAGATCTCAAACAGAGCACCAAGCAACGGTTCATGGCGATCGAGTTCGACTACCCCTTGCCCGATGTCGAGAGCCGGGTGGTGGCGCATGAAGCCGGCGTGAGCCTCGAGGTTGCGCAGCGTCTCGTCAAGATTGCGGAGAAAGTTCGCAATCTCAAGAATCACGGACTGGAAGAGGGCGTGAGCACCAGACTGCTGATTTATGCGGCCACATTGATCAGGCAGGGCGTACCGGCCGATCAAGCCTGCGATGTCGCCATTGCCCGTCCTATTACCGATGATCCGGACATGTTGCGCAGCATCATCGAAGTCGTGAAGGCGATATTCTGAGGCATCCGCCCACTGCGACGCGGTGAGGCGGTGGTTGCAGGAGCTCGGCGACCAGCCGCACCCCCATGCGAGAGCGTCAGGCCACTGAACGCGAACAGGCCGTTCGCGCCACATCCGAGGGCGTGACCATTTCAGTCCATGTTCAGCCGAAAGCCTCCCGCAGTGAATGTGCAGGTCTGCATGGGCACGCGGTGAAGATTCGCATCGCCGCGCCGCCGGCTGACGGCGCGGCGAACGACGAATTGTGCCGATTTCTCGCCCGTCTCTGCGATGTGCCGTTAAGCGCGGTTCACATCCTGAGCGGCGCGGGAAGTCGCCAGAAACGCGTCTTGGTCAAGGGGCGATCGGTAGAACAGGTGCGCGCACAACTCCACCTGGAATGACATGAGCGGCGGGTAGATCGCGAGCCTTGCTGTCCGGAGGCGTCGCCCGGGGAAAAGCATCCGAGGTAATCCGATGACTAGGACAGGGCAGACAGGTTCAATTGGGCGGGTACAAACCGGTTGTTCGGCACGCAGAGAGGTGCGGATGTGAAGGCGTCGCGATCGTCATTCTGCCTGATTTTCCTGGTCACGATCGGTCTCGTGGCCTGTGCCGGGCCAGAGCCCATCCTGAAATCCAACACTCGAGTACAGCTGTATGGCAAAGACCAGGCGGCACGTGACGCGGCGGTGTGCGGAGAGAAAGCGGAACGCGCCGGTTTGCAGCACGGGACCAATCGGAGCGGAAACGCCGGCGCCGGCGCCACGTTGGGGATTGTCGGCGGGGCGGCGGTGGGAGCGTCCGTCGGGGGGGTGTTGGGTTTCCTTGCCGGGACCTACAAACCACTGCAACCGCAGCCGGACTATGCGGCCTTCGTTGAACGTTGTCTCAAAGAAAAAGGATATGAGACGACCGGCTGGCAATAGCGATGCATCTGATGTTCTGCGCGTGCACAGGCCGGATCGATCAAAAGGTGAAACAGCCGGAGTAGTCGGCCATCAGGCATTGCACACGGATCGAGATCCGCTCCAGTCGATCACGGTCCTGCGGCGTCGGCGCTGAACGATCGGCATCCCGCAGCCACTCCGCATCCTGCCTCAATTTACGCAACGACCATCGCGACGTGCCTGGAATCCGCGTCTCGTCTTGAACCGCCCGGTTGACGATCTCTCGGAACGACACCACTTCATCGGCCCACTCCACACGATCGGCCTGAAATCCGTAGGGCGCCTCATCCTGACCGATCAGGGCAATCAAGTGTCGCAGCCATTCGACGGTGGCGGCCATGCGGTCGTAATGCAGGGTGCTGGTGACGTCTCCGGCCGTGTGGTACCGCGGGGTGCGTCCGGCGGAGAGAAACAGAAACGGCAGTCCATGGTTGCGGAAGACGTCGTAGTCGCTGAAGGCTTTGTGGCCGATTTCGGGAATCTCTTCGACCAGGTGCATCCCCACAGGGAAGACCGTCAGCGATGGTGCCGAGGCTTGTTTGACGCGCTGGTACAACGCCGGACTTTTTTCCGCGCCGGCGGCAAAAATCGCATCCTTGATAGGGGGCCACTGTACGCCACCCATGAGGTCCATGATCACGACGGCTTGGAGATTCTCGGCACGGCCGATTTCCGGCGGCAGGTGGTGAAACAAGAACTGCGACCCCATCTCAGCCTTACCGAAATACGGGGATTCCTCGCTGTTGAAGGCCACAAATAGGATGCCGTGCTGGGGGAGTCCTGCCATGTGTCGTGCGGTTTCAATGAGGATGGCGACCGAGGAAGCATTATCGTCCGCACCCAGGAATGGATAACCAAGATGATCGTAGTGGGCGCCGATCACCATCCATTGCGCGGGGGCGGAGCCGGCGGTCGGCGGGATGAAGCCGAGGAGATTGTCGCCGATCGTGGGCGAGATGGCTTGCCGGTAGCCGCCGAGTGACGGCAGGGGTTCGAGTCCGACGGCTCGAAACTGGTCCTCGATATAGCGGGCAGCCTGGCGATTCCCGGGTGAGCCCGGCTGCCGTCCTGACAGCTCGGGGCTTGCGAGAAACGACACGTGGTGCTGCAAGCGTTGGCCGGAGGTCGAGGTAATCGGCAAGCTCCTCGGGTCGATCGCCTCCATCGTACGGAGGCATCCGGTAGTAGTCAGGCCGAGCAGGAGAGACAGGGCGGAGAGCATGAGGGCAACGGCAGGATTCCGGCCGGGAGGCATAGACTCGATCACGGTTGCGGGGCGGATTCCGGGGTGGTCGGTGGAGTGGTTTCTTTCGGCGCCATCGGCAGTGCCTTGTGCCGGAGCGCGCGGCCTTTCTCCGGAGTCGGATCGGTGATGAGCCCGTAACACTGGCGGCCTTCGTGGTCTTCCGGCAGATATTCGGTGATCGGCATGCCGTCTTCACGGACGAAGAGCAGGCAGTGGCAGTATTTGTACATCTGCATTTCGTCACAGGCGCACATCCAGCGCCGCAGCTTGGCTTCGGCCTGCTTGTCGGGGTAGAAGTTGCAGGGGCATAACGGCTTCCCCAACTCGTCGACGTGGGCGGCGAGACCGAGGACCACTGCGTTGGTGACGGCTTCATTCGGGTGCATGGCGGTCCCGCTCTTCTCGGCGAAGCCCTTTACATACTTCCACATCTTGTCGAGGCTTTCTTTGCTCGGTTCAGCCATCCTGTCCCCCGCGTTACCACTGCCCGGTGAATCGTTGCCTGTGCGCCATCGGTCCCTGCCCGCCGCGAAGACACAGTTTACAAGCGAAATTGTGTCCTTTACAATCCACAACTTCCCCCAAAACGGATTCTGGCACTATGGCGTCTGGGCGCTCCTCTGAACAACTGTGTGACCTGCTGGCCGAACAACTCGGGCCTGACGCGGCTGCTGCCGTGGTGAAGGCTATTGCCGACTCGGCTGCCAGGCCGGATGCCCTTGATGGTGTCCTGGTGTTGTTGGACGAGCTCACGGAAGAGGCGCCGAAAGCGGCCAAGGCTGCGATCGATGCGTTGGCCGATATGCAGCGTCGCGGCCTGCTGGCGGATGTGCTGCCATGGGTCGATCTCGGGGTGGCCATCGCGGCAGATTCCGGTGCGTTGGCCCTGAGATTTTTTAAGGAGAGTCCGCTGCTGCTCGGTCTCCTCGAGCCCTCCAGCAGAGCGATTGTGCTGGCTGCCGGGTTAGAACTCGCAGACCGTCAGGCCAATGTGGCGGTGGAATTTATCCGGATTGCTCCGGAAGCGGTCGGTGTCTTATCTCCGGCGGATTGGCCCGTGTGGATGGACCTGGCCTGTGAACTCACGGAAACCGATTTTGCCCTGGCGGTGGAATATATCCGGCAGATTCCCTCGATTGCACGCGTGTTGTCACTCGACGCCGTTCGTGCCTGGGTGCGGTTCGGCATGAAGCTCATCGTCGAGAATAGTCTCGGCAAGCCGGACTACCTGGGAGTCTTGGAATTCTTCAGAACGAGTCCGGCCATATTGGAAGATATCCCCGGGCCGTCACACCGCAATCAGGTGATCGGCATCGGAGCGCAGATGGCCGAGCGTTCGCCGGCATCGGGTATTGCGGTATTGGCGGAGGCGCCTGCGATGCTCCGCCGTCTTCTTTCGGAGGAATGGCGGACTCAGGTGCTCCGTTACGGGCTGCTGGTCGCCGAGCGTGACGCTGAGACGGCGCTGGCCTATCTTCGACGCTGCCCTGAATTGATCGCCTTGATCGGATCCGGTGAGGGAGCGCAGGAGAAGTTCCAGTCCTGGTTTGCTTCCGGCATGGAAGTGCTGGAGTACAGCCTGGAGGGGGGGCGGGCCTACTTCGCGATGGAAACGGAGAAGGCCTTGGGCGCCGTGTCTCAGGCCATGAGCGGCGTGCCGCTGCGGCAGATCGCCCGGCGCGTCAAATTGTTCGCGCAGGCGCTCTGTGGTCGCGATGTGCGCATTCACGATCTCCCCGACTCTCTCGAATCGACCCAGCCGATG from Nitrospira sp. ND1 includes the following:
- a CDS encoding phosphatidylglycerol lysyltransferase domain-containing protein, producing the protein MPIVPTNPSRPGGDALLQIVPSSACLSCDVCCRFPERDSFLRPFFTADEIGTAIAAGLAPALFPNPDGSQIDLVPNPEGDGYVCPAFDCATSRCRIYEVRPLDCRLYPFALMWDARHEQVLLGWDTKCPYMRDQSSPLVAQAADEIAGWIEQDARVETLVRYPRLIGRFQEDVIVLRPLERVTERLQQGRMRVRTQAFTLGDRGRMDAALAVSAGVQGTPLAAASFAYHYIWRHRVTYSWAVLHDHLCLFADCPDGLFMALPPLGPGPLAQPLAEALRFMRERNGDSRVTRVENVPEACVDEVRALGYRATAKEPDYLYDASALSDLSGESFKSPRAACNRFIRERGGMLEPYEPRDERACVSLFHEWREQKQQAGSDDWACALLEDAAGAHETALSDAAELGLIGAVVRVGGRIRAYTMGLWLNPSVFCVLLEVADRDIVGLGPFVFREFCRQARAKGACWINTMDDSGLPSLARSKQWYHPARLLPNYIVTES
- a CDS encoding glutathione S-transferase N-terminal domain-containing protein, translating into MALTLYHVQWCPDCAVVRDRLDELKLSYEDVVVPDFRPMRTQVFEVSGQYYVPVLKDGDTVLTETHDILAHLHTQYDKARP
- a CDS encoding KamA family radical SAM protein; translated protein: MEDWRRILAQSVVKPKDLADRLGVDPKEIEDIVGDYPMRITPTVLATIKEKGDAIWKQVVPDRAEMADADAEDDPLEEDLMSPVPHLVHRYPDRVLLMVTNQCPIYCRFCTRKRLVGKPGFLKKGELDRAIAYLRDHQEVRDVILSGGDPLLLPDHLLERILKSLRTIPHLELIRIGTRVPGSLPERITPKLCEIIKKYHPFYMNLHFNHPDELTPEVKRACGMLADAGVPLGAQTVLLKGVNDDPEIMKRLMHQLLLARVKPYYLYQADLTKGTNHFRTSVETGLKIIKSLQGHTSGMGVPHFVIDAPGGGGKIPLLPADYLVNLDEDSAVLRNYENRTFHYPQPSSTPGRELPMVGAHPSWASTGNGCDGGGEHL
- a CDS encoding 2'-deoxycytidine 5'-triphosphate deaminase: MTRAASSKGILPYQHITQLIARESITSDHPIEDRQIQPASLDLRLGKKAYRLISSFLPELSAISSRLNALDFYQSDLVMYEMDLTQGAILEKGHVYLVPLLEQLDLPATLRARANPKSTTGRLDVFTRVVTDLNAGFDEIRAGYRGPLYLEVVPRSFAIKVRTGDSLNQIRFVRGDATVSDSALQKLHGTDPLLFRNASPPKPLPQKEFRTERGLFLRIDLTGSAREDAVIGYRAKKNSHVIDLAKIGHYAALDFWEPLKRHRQDSLLLEPEEFYILASKERIRVPPGYAAEMVAYEAACGELRTHYAGFFDPGFGYGDGKMRGTQVVLEVRPHDVPFLIHDGQTFFKVVYDRMLTVPTQVYGTALGSSYQRQALTLSKHFKA